One window of uncultured Methanoregula sp. genomic DNA carries:
- a CDS encoding thioredoxin domain-containing protein — MPPAHPAGNQTDPAHHANRLIHEKSPYLLQHAHNPVDWYPWGEEAFSRAEREDKPVFLSIGYATCHWCHVMAHESFENPAIAEILNRDFVCIKVDREERPDIDSVYMGVCQMMTGQGGWPLTIIMTPDKKPFFAGTYFPPESRFGMTGLPDLLARITRLWAEQPDALLASANEVSDALVSQQDVHSSGAADASLLTAGYKALAATFDPVNGGFGRAPKFPSPPTLLFLLCYFRRTGDSQALHMVEKTLDAMRRGGIYDHLGGGFHRYSVDARWIVPHFEKMLYDQALLCQVYTEAFLLTGNSLYRRTAEEIITYILRDLTDADGAFISAEDADSPGGEGAFYLWSPEEIQAVLGMEDAGLAMRMYTLSPLGNHGLPGQAPGTGILTSNGEADPALFQKTESIRSRLYESRTKRERPSRDTKVLADGNGLCITALAIAYRAFGDERYLAAADRVMDLILSRMRMPDGGLFHRYRDGESAIPGFADDYVFVIRALLELYLSDFNLSRLSEAIRLQHYFQDHFRDEDNGGYFSTADNAERLLVRKKEIYDGVVPSSNSLALGNLAILSLLTGDPQYEKQASDLARSFAGAVSRMPSAYTAFLSSLDLFVNPSTLVAVAGAGPGNTLPAMIEDLRGHYLPSVFVIWWKAGDPDSVRAREDLMPFTRDLVAVSEKPTAYACSGHRCSLPVTDTEKLLELLGERRS; from the coding sequence ATGCCCCCGGCTCATCCTGCTGGCAATCAGACCGATCCCGCTCACCACGCCAACCGGCTCATCCACGAGAAAAGCCCGTACCTTCTCCAGCATGCGCATAACCCGGTTGACTGGTACCCGTGGGGGGAGGAAGCCTTTTCCCGTGCAGAACGGGAGGATAAGCCGGTCTTTCTCTCGATCGGTTATGCCACCTGCCACTGGTGCCATGTCATGGCGCACGAATCCTTCGAGAACCCCGCGATAGCTGAAATCCTGAACCGGGATTTTGTCTGCATCAAGGTGGACCGGGAGGAACGCCCGGATATCGACAGCGTATACATGGGAGTCTGCCAGATGATGACCGGGCAGGGCGGCTGGCCGCTCACGATCATCATGACCCCGGACAAGAAGCCGTTCTTTGCCGGCACGTATTTTCCGCCGGAGAGCCGGTTCGGGATGACCGGGCTTCCCGATCTCCTGGCCCGGATTACCCGGCTCTGGGCGGAGCAGCCGGATGCACTTCTCGCATCGGCCAATGAGGTTTCGGATGCTCTCGTGTCACAGCAGGATGTGCACTCATCCGGGGCTGCCGACGCTTCGCTCCTCACTGCCGGGTACAAGGCCCTTGCCGCAACATTCGATCCCGTAAACGGCGGGTTTGGCAGGGCCCCGAAATTTCCGTCCCCGCCAACGCTGCTCTTCCTCCTCTGTTATTTCAGGCGGACCGGCGATTCGCAGGCACTTCATATGGTGGAAAAGACGCTTGACGCCATGCGCCGCGGGGGGATTTACGATCACCTGGGCGGCGGGTTCCACCGATACTCGGTGGATGCCCGGTGGATTGTCCCGCATTTCGAAAAAATGCTCTACGACCAGGCGCTCCTGTGCCAGGTATATACGGAAGCTTTTCTCCTTACGGGCAATTCCCTGTACCGCAGAACCGCGGAAGAGATTATCACGTATATCCTCCGGGATCTCACGGACGCGGACGGGGCATTCATATCGGCCGAGGATGCCGACAGCCCCGGTGGCGAGGGAGCGTTCTATCTCTGGAGCCCGGAGGAGATCCAAGCCGTGCTGGGAATGGAGGATGCCGGGCTCGCAATGCGGATGTATACCCTTTCACCGCTGGGGAATCATGGCCTTCCCGGGCAGGCACCGGGAACCGGTATTCTCACCAGCAATGGGGAGGCGGATCCTGCGCTTTTTCAGAAGACCGAATCGATCCGGTCCCGTCTGTATGAATCCCGCACAAAGCGGGAGCGTCCTTCCCGGGATACGAAAGTTCTCGCAGATGGGAATGGTCTCTGTATCACAGCGCTCGCGATTGCATACAGGGCATTCGGGGATGAGCGGTACCTCGCGGCAGCAGACCGGGTCATGGACCTGATCCTTTCCCGGATGCGAATGCCGGACGGCGGCCTTTTTCACCGGTACCGTGACGGGGAATCAGCCATCCCGGGGTTTGCCGATGATTACGTGTTCGTGATCCGGGCGCTCCTGGAACTATACCTTTCGGATTTCAATCTCTCCCGGCTTTCTGAGGCAATCAGGCTGCAGCATTATTTCCAGGATCATTTCCGGGATGAAGATAATGGCGGGTACTTTTCAACTGCGGACAATGCGGAGCGCCTGCTTGTACGGAAGAAGGAGATCTACGATGGTGTCGTCCCGTCGTCCAATTCCCTGGCGCTGGGAAACCTGGCGATTCTCTCCCTCCTGACCGGGGATCCGCAGTACGAGAAGCAGGCATCGGATCTGGCCCGGTCCTTTGCCGGTGCGGTCAGCCGGATGCCATCGGCATACACGGCATTTCTCTCGTCCCTTGACCTGTTCGTGAACCCGTCAACTCTTGTTGCGGTTGCCGGTGCAGGGCCGGGAAATACCCTTCCCGCCATGATCGAGGACCTGCGGGGCCATTATCTCCCATCCGTATTCGTTATCTGGTGGAAGGCTGGTGATCCTGATTCGGTCCGGGCCCGGGAAGATCTCATGCCCTTCACGCGGGACCTTGTTGCCGTCAGTGAAAAACCCACGGCATATGCCTGTTCCGGACACCGGTGTTCGCTGCCGGTTACAGATACAGAAAAACTGCTGGAACTTCTCGGTGAACGCCGATCCTGA